The genomic DNA CAAGAGAAGGAGAGAGGACGGGGCCGTACTTCTTGGAATCGAAGAGGTTCTTGGAGAGGCAGGCCTGGATGTCGCACGCCTCCTTCTTGCACGGCTCCTTGCTGGGCGGCGCCATCTCCTCTTGCTGCCGCCGCTGCTCCGACGGCGGTGTTGGGGGTTCCTTTGAGAAGAGAAATCGAACCAACAAGTCAAAGAATCAAATTTTTTTGAGACATAGTCAAAGAGTCCATTGAAAGACGACAGACGGTGATTTTGTAGCCGAGCCGCTGGTTGGGCCGGCCCAGGGGGAGTGAGAGTGGGGGTGGGCTCTGCAGATAGTGGCGAGGCGAGGCGACTAGCGAGAGGAAGAGGTTTTCCGGCTCCTCTTGTTCAACCGAGGGAGGATAAGAGGAGAgcgagagcgagagagagagagcgctTCGCCTGAGGTGATGGAGCTTCTGCGGATACCACGATCCCTACCGATTCTTGGAGGTAGGACGGTAGCTCCACTTGCTTCATCGCTTGCCGATTCATGCTTCCACTAGTAGATGCCACTTGCCCACCACCTGCTTGTGTAAATGCCCAGCCGTAACTAGGTCCCCAGTTTACCAGAGTTCTTGGTATCCTTTTGATGCTCATCTAAGTCTGTTTCTGTTTATACGTGTATGGCGGTAACCTGACCTCTATGACATATTTAGACAACTGCCTGCCACTTCTCTCAGGAAGGGTGTTTCCTTTGCTCAGACAGTACCGTGTCTATGGAACACATCATTCCCTAACCTGGAGCAGCTTACAAACCACCGGGAGAAAGCAGAACCTGAATGGGGGTCGGCCTGCACAGTGTGCGACGAGTCACGATGGAGCTTCTATCTCACATGCAAATGGTGCTCCAAAGGATTCGCCTTTGCCGGATAGTTTGCTTCGTGATGCTCGCATCCTCTATTGTGCTTCTCCTGCCATGGGTCATAACAAGGTAAGCTATCTCCAATGCTTTGCTGCTTTCACATCTACGTCACAAGTATTATATATATGTAGATGCTGGGTGATTTGAGGTACTAAATTTTGATCAAACTGAGGGGAATAAAGGTTATAGTGTTTAAAATACAAAAGATATCCTATCAATTTTTTGTCGATTGGGCTCCTAATCCAACTATGTTTTGCTACTTCAGTCTTTTAAGAGAATAAGTTACTGCCGAGCTATATTATATACAATCCTTGCTTAGGGACATCCTGGTATCAAATCATATTGTGTAAGTTGTGTGTCCAAACTCCAAAGTGTAAATTATGTAAAATAAATGGTACATCGTAGCATAATCATGACATGTCAAATTGTGTTGTCTGATTTATATCCTAATATACCCTGTATAATGGTATTTAGGAAGCACATCCAGAATCAAACAAAAGAGTGCCAGCAATAGTTGATGCTCTCGAAAAATTGGAGCTTACACCAAAGGTACGTAAGCAACAAAAAAAAACTTTGCCTTCTTATATCTTTTGTAATATTATATTTATAAGTTTTTAACAGATGTATTTTTTCCCTTGTCTTTTAAATTTCTCTGTACATATACTTCAGTTAAAACTGGCATGCTCTATTTTTTCCAAAAGTATGCAGTTGCATGTTCTTGCATGCTAAAAATGGACTATAGAAATAGATAAACAGTAACAAAGAAaaagatactccctccattccatattagttgtcgctgatttagtacaaGCGACAACTAAtatagaacggagggagtacaatttAAGTGTTTTCAGTTAAATCTCGATAAGTTTTGCATATTTCTTTCTCATATCCTCATTTGTACTGTATCACATCTCACTGAAAAAATCAACGTTCTAACATGAGCTTGTAACTATATGACATCTTTTTTTTTGTATCCAGCATCGGGGTTCACAGGTTCTTGAAATCCAAAATTTCTACCCTGCTTCACTTGATGATGTTGCACGAGTTCATTCAAGAACATACATCACTGGACTCGAAAAGGTAATTGCCATCAGGCGTTTTTGTTGTTGTCGTAGTCCTACTCtgcagagaagaaaaagaagaattcATAGCAATTGCTTCTGATCTGCATTACCTTTTCCCAACttaataaagaattgagatcttGTTAGTTGAAAATATATCAAACCGACTATAAAAAAACAGCTTTAAAGAGGTCACTATTGCAGGCTATGAGTAAGGCTTTGGATGAAGGTTTGATATTCATCGAAGGAACTGGACCAACATATGCTACACAGACTGTAATGCTCTATGCACTTTCttaattatttttcttttttctaaGCCTTTCAGAGGCAGTCTTCTGTGCACTTTACTGTTTCATGAATGCACTCCCAGAGGCTGTACTTATAAACCTTCTATTTTCCTATTAAATCAAGAGAAATTTTGGTCTTGCCTtcaaaaaaaaaaggaaaaaaatgtaTTATCTAGTGACCTGGTGATTAGTTGAGGTCTTGATATTCATGCTGTGAATGTTAGGTAGAGCTGCATAGCTTGCTGCCTGTAAACATGTCACCTAGCAGCTCAGAACTATTCTGGCACCTCTCAATCTCTCAGTGCAAAGTTGAAAGGAACATTAGGACAAACCATTGTTTAAACAATGTAACAGATACATTATTTAATCTGTTGAAATGAACAGAGTTTCGTTTTATGCGATGGAGCATTTTGTGCCCCTTTTTTATAAACAAAATGAAACAGATAGTGAAATTATTAGTCTTACTTATGATAGAGGAAGTCCAAGATGATATTGTTGTGTGCAGTGTTAATAAGGGAATGACTTCTTATGATAAGATTGAATTATTTCCCAAAGATAGTTTGTGCATTCTTTGACCAGGAGGATAGTTTCATACTTTCCTTTGACCAGGAGAGTGTTCTTAGTTTTCTTTGACCCGGCAGATAGTTCGTACTTTACTTCCTTAATTGATATTATGTACAATTGTACTCATCAACATTTAGATattccttctctttctctaaGTAATTTCATAGTTCATACTTTACTTTGACCAGGAGAATAGTTCTTAGTTTTCTTTTAACTCGGCGGATAGTTCATTCTTTACTTCCTTAACTGAtattatgtactccctccgtcctataTTATAAGACGTTTTTGCACGTCTTATATtacgggacggagggagtacaattgTACTCATCAAAATTTAGATATTCCTTTTCTTTCTCTAAGTAATTTCATTGTTTATGTAGACTTTCGCAGAATCACTTCTTTCAGCTGGTGCTGGAATTACATTGGTTGATTCAGTGGTAACTAATTTTCTTCCAGTTGATTTCCTCGGTGGTTTCAGCGTGTTTCTTATTTCATGATTTAGTAAATTTTCCTTTGCAGTGCTCGTTTCCCAAGAAATGTTGTATGTTTTCCTAGGTTGCCGCATCAAAGCTGGGCCTAAGTCCACCTCTTGGATTTGCGCTAATAAGGCCACCCGGACACCATGCTGTTCCTGAAGGTCCCATGGGCTTTTGCGTCTTTGGGAACATTGCAGTTGCAGCTCGGTACGCTCAGCATCAACATGGATTGAAGCGAGTAATGATAATAGATTTTGACGTTCACCATGGCAATGGCACATCTGATGCCTTTTATGACGATCCAGACATCTTCTTCCTCTCAACCCACCAGGTCTATCAGACCATCACCTTACATACTCACTGCTGGCTTATTTTACCATTACCATGATAGTCATTTTCTTTTCTGAATTTGGTGTATGTAGCTAGGAAGCTATCCCGGTACTGGTAAGATGAACCTAATTGGTCAGGGCAGTGGCGAAGGAACAACGCTCAACCTGCCATTGCCCGGTGGCTCAGGTGACTACTCAATGAGGTGCGCCTTTGATGAGGTCATTGCTCCATCTGCGCAGCGGTTCAAGCCCGATATCATCCTCGTTTCAGCTGGGTGAGTTCCTCAGAACCACATTATTATCTTGAGAACAGAAACATGCCAAAAAGGAAAGTTAAGATTCTCTGGAGTTGTTCAAATACACGGTGGCTTCTCATTCTGAATCTCAATCATGTAGACAATGAAAATTGTTCATAGTATTATTATATCTAAACTATTGATGTTCCACAAACACACGAAGTTGACTCCACCCACCCTTCTGTCAGCTACGACGCGCACGCGCTGGACCCTCTAGCGGGTCTGCAGTTCACGACGGGCACGTTCTACATGCTGGCGTCGAGCATCAAGCAGCTGGCCAGGGAGCTGTGCAGCGGCCGCTGCGTCTTCTTCCTGGAAGGTGGTTACAACCTGCAGTCGCTCTCCAGCTCTGTGGCTGACACCTTCCGCGCGTTCCTCGACGAGCCCAGCCTCGCTGCTCAGTTTGACGACCCGACAATGTTGTACGAGGAGCCGACGCGGAGGATCAAGGAGGCGATCGAGAAGGTCAGGCATCTTCACTCGCTCTAGGTTACACGCCGGGAGATGAGGTGTAGACTCTATCGCTTGCAGCGCACGCACCATGAAATCACCATGAAATCAGATCACGTGTTGCATTTGCAGGTTCAGAGAGTGGGTGTGTGTGTTTGAAACATCTGCTTGCTGGTCATACACACTTGGTTAACTGCTGTCAAAAGCATGGATTCATTAGGGATCCTGCACACATAATACAACTGGGTCATACATAGaattgtgtgtgtgcgtgtgtgtatgTATTTATTGTGGATCATGCGTGTATATAATACTGCATTTTGCCCTTCCAAAAAAATTACGTTATCTATCTCTAACTCCTTATGGCCCTGTTTGGTTCGGCTGTGGATTTCTAAAAGCAGCTGTGAAAAAACAGTTGTGGAAAATCTGATTTGAAAAAGATGTAGGTCATTTGGCAAACCAGCTGATACAACCTTTTCAGATTTTGGCTCGCAGCGGAATCAGATTTTGGAAAACACGTCCTGGGCTGCTTCCGTTTTTGGTTCAGATTTTGGCAGCGGATTTCTGAAATTAGATTCTGCTGGGTTTGCCCTTTGGTTCAGATTCTGCTGCACGGCAGCGGAATCCGGCGATAAAAGCTGAACCAAATAGGGCCTATATCTATCTTTAAACGCAACTATACTTGTAACAATTTGAGCATTATCGATGGAGAAGATCACTAGAGCAAGAGATGAAGTGGAGGCCGGTGCGTAAACTGATGTTATCATTCTTTGCTTCCGCAAAGATGTTACCATCAGGCACAAGGAGTGTTAAGTCTAAGTGAGGACCTGTTGGAGCAGGGTTTTCTTTTTGCTTAAACCCCCCTAAAGCAATTTTTTATACTCCTTGTTCCGTAATATAGTGCATATAGTTTTTTTTAAGTCAAACCTCACAAACAAGTTTGtagagaaaaacatttacatccaGAATGCCAAACACATATCATTAGTATCATTATAAGATGCATTTTCATATTTTAGATATAAATGGTTTtgtttataaacttggtcaaattttgcaaagtttgattttaaaataatatttatatgcactacattatggaacggggggattacttgaaaaggagaatTGTTGGTGTCGGGCTCGTGGAACCGGGGTACCCAGGCCCATCTGCCTTCAGCCCAGGACGTGGCGCATGTCAAGAGCCCAATGAGTGGCCTACCAGCGGGCGCCACGGACAAGACCCTTCACCAGAGCTTGGCCTCATGAGACCCCTTTTCAGGAGGCGGGCATCTCGAGCAGGCTAGGCGGCTTCACCAAGAGCCTCCCGAGGTTGCCTCCCGATGCTCCCTCCCTAAGGCATGCGAGGCAGGCATTGCCCGACTCGGTCTCGTGGTCTCGTGTCATTACGTGGGTGACGCGCGCGGCGATGAACGGCGCCAGAGGTCGTGCCAGCAGGCGCGGATGAGGAGGATTTCCGCTTTTGTGCTAAGGGAGCAAGGCCAGCACGCCGGTTCCCAAAGCAACCCCCAAAGGTTGCCCGATCGGTGCAAGAAGACCAAGACGACGGGTGCGCAGGGCGGAGGTCATCCCCGAGCCCACCGGCGCATCATGGATGGTggctttgcaggcgaagaccaccttttgtcaggatagacTGCGTCCCTGTCCCCCTTCAAAATTGCCATTATATGGCAACCCTTCCCGCCAATAtttttgggggaagaggaccaaggcagATATAAAAGGGGGGCAGGGAGCCATCATAGAGAGGTGGACCACTGGATCCTCAACCCTTTACTCTCGTTCTCTCTCGCGAGTGCAATCCCAATCCAAGCAGGAGTAGgattttacaccgcaaggtggcccgaatctgggtaacaGTTGTGTCACCGGCCCGCTCCTGCTAGCTCACTCTCGCCGTGGTTAGCTGCAGGGAAGGATAGGGCGATAGGAATGTGTccaccctagagttcgaacctttGGGTCCCCAGAGCTCGATTTCTG from Triticum urartu cultivar G1812 unplaced genomic scaffold, Tu2.1 TuUngrouped_contig_5744, whole genome shotgun sequence includes the following:
- the LOC125529648 gene encoding histone deacetylase 10, chloroplastic isoform X2, whose product is MELLRIPRSLPILGGRVFPLLRQYRVYGTHHSLTWSSLQTTGRKQNLNGGRPAQCATSHDGASISHANGAPKDSPLPDSLLRDARILYCASPAMGHNKEAHPESNKRVPAIVDALEKLELTPKHRGSQVLEIQNFYPASLDDVARVHSRTYITGLEKAMSKALDEGLIFIEGTGPTYATQTTFAESLLSAGAGITLVDSVVAASKLGLSPPLGFALIRPPGHHAVPEGPMGFCVFGNIAVAARYAQHQHGLKRVMIIDFDVHHGNGTSDAFYDDPDIFFLSTHQLGSYPGTGKMNLIGQGSGEGTTLNLPLPGGSGDYSMRCAFDEVIAPSAQRFKPDIILVSAGYDAHALDPLAGLQFTTGTFYMLASSIKQLARELCSGRCVFFLEGGYNLQSLSSSVADTFRAFLDEPSLAAQFDDPTMLYEEPTRRIKEAIEKVRHLHSL
- the LOC125529648 gene encoding histone deacetylase 10, chloroplastic isoform X1, translating into MELLRIPRSLPILGDNCLPLLSGRVFPLLRQYRVYGTHHSLTWSSLQTTGRKQNLNGGRPAQCATSHDGASISHANGAPKDSPLPDSLLRDARILYCASPAMGHNKEAHPESNKRVPAIVDALEKLELTPKHRGSQVLEIQNFYPASLDDVARVHSRTYITGLEKAMSKALDEGLIFIEGTGPTYATQTTFAESLLSAGAGITLVDSVVAASKLGLSPPLGFALIRPPGHHAVPEGPMGFCVFGNIAVAARYAQHQHGLKRVMIIDFDVHHGNGTSDAFYDDPDIFFLSTHQLGSYPGTGKMNLIGQGSGEGTTLNLPLPGGSGDYSMRCAFDEVIAPSAQRFKPDIILVSAGYDAHALDPLAGLQFTTGTFYMLASSIKQLARELCSGRCVFFLEGGYNLQSLSSSVADTFRAFLDEPSLAAQFDDPTMLYEEPTRRIKEAIEKVRHLHSL